From Parambassis ranga chromosome 9, fParRan2.1, whole genome shotgun sequence, the proteins below share one genomic window:
- the slc14a2 gene encoding urea transporter 2: MPGSHSTKDIQKNIDCSTPAALSTSPPATSYTELQPLMAQPENEQPQKEKEDPEQPAGPCSLQRARARFLKGVSYFSGDMEVFGKWMEKQFIVLQLLDWVLRGAAQVMFVNNPLSGLIIFAGLILQNYWWALNGFVGTLFATISALILQQNRSAIAAGLYGYNGILVGLLMAVFSKAGDWYWWLLLPNIFMSMMCPIVSSALASINSRWDLPVFTLPFNILVCLHMVATGHYNHHFPQVLIQPRSELPNITWADIDVAKLFMSVPVGIGQVYGCDNPWTGGIFIISLFISSPITCAHAVLGSAVGMVSGLALAAPFGDIYFGLWGYNCVLACIAIGGMFYALTWQVHLLAITCAFFCAYLGSAIANIMSNFGLPACTWPFCLSALTFLLLTTGTKRIFKLPLAKVTYPEKNLRFFWKLKKQEKKEKDEKERKEKEEQQRAIEEEVILNEKEQLRLMLERMEEGKEDSAASEGENNNDENHRPEGPEQGDEEDTKTQ, translated from the exons ATGCCTGGATCACACTCCACCAAG GATATTCAGAAGAATATCGACTGTTccactcctgctgctctgtccacCAGCCCTCCAGCCACCTCCTACACT GAACTCCAGCCCCTGATGGCGCAGCCTGAAAATGAGCAGCCCCAGAAGGAAAAGGAGGACCCAGAGCAGCCTGCAGGACCCTGCAGTCTGCAGAGGGCCAGGGCCCGATTCCTCAAGGGAGTGTCCTACTTCTCTGGGGACATGGAGGTTTTTGGTAAATGGATGGAAA AACAGTTCAtcgtgctgcagctgctggattGGGTTTTGCGTGGAGCAGCACAGGTGATGTTTGTTAACAACCCCCTGAGTGGCCTGATCATTTTTGCCGGCCTCATCCTGCAGAATTACTGGTGGGCCCTCAACGGCTTTGTGGGCACTCTCTTTGCAACCATTTCTGCTCTCATTCTGCAACAGAACAG GAGTGCAATTGCTGCAGGTCTGTATGGTTACAATGGCATCCTGGTGGGCCTGCTGATGGCTGTGTTCTCCAAGGCAGGAGACTGGTACTGGTGGCTGCTGCTACCCAACATCTTCATGTCCATGATGTG CCCCATCGTATCCAGTGCCCTGGCATCTATTAACAGCCGCTGGGATCTGCCAGTGTTCACCCTTCCATTCAACATCCTGGTGTGTCTCCACATGGTCGCCACAGGCCATTACAACCATCATTTCCCCCAAGTCCTCATTCAGCCACGCTCTGAGCTCCCCAACATCACCTGGGCTGATATTGATGTAGCCAAG CTGTTCATGTCAGTGCCGGTGGGCATAGGACAGGTCTACGGCTGTGACAACCCCTGGACAGGAGGAATCTTCATCATCTCGCTGTTCATCTCGTCACCGATCACCTGCGCTCACGCTGTCCTGGGATCTGCAGTTGGAATGGTTTCAG GCCTGGCTCTGGCAGCTCCTTTTGGAGACATTTACTTTGGCCTCTGGGGATACAACTGCGTGCTTGCCTGCATTGCCATTGGAGGAATGTTTTATGCCCTCACCTGGCAGGTGCACCTGCTCGCCATCACATGTG CTTTTTTCTGTGCGTACCTTGGCTCAGCCATTGCCAACATCATGTCCAAT TTTGGTCTTCCAGCCTGCACCTGGCCTTTCTGTCTGTCCGCCCTCACTTTCCTCCTCTTAACCACGGGCACAAAGAGGATCTTTAAGCTGCCGCTGGCCAAAGTCACCTACCCAGAGAAGAACCTGCGCTTCTTCTGGAAGCTgaagaagcaggagaagaaggagaaggatgagaaagagaggaaagagaaggaaGAGCAGCAAAGAGCCATTGAGGAAGAAGTGATACTGAACGAGAAAGAGCAGCTGAGGCTCATGCTGGAAAGAATGGAAGAGGGGAAAGAAGACAGCGCAGCATCAGAGGGTGAAAACAATAATGATGAAAACCATAGGCCTGAAGGACCTGAGCAGGGTGATGaagaagacacaaagacacaatga